The following proteins are co-located in the Sporolactobacillus pectinivorans genome:
- a CDS encoding PTS fructose transporter subunit IIB, with protein MIKILTACGAGVNSSHQIKDALEEEMKNRGFDVSCEAVMIKDVTEEMVSKFDIFAPIVKPDLGFEVAIPTVDCGPILYRIPVMAQPVYDQMEETIKGLNKK; from the coding sequence ATGATTAAAATTTTAACTGCTTGTGGCGCCGGAGTGAATTCAAGTCATCAGATCAAGGATGCTCTAGAAGAAGAAATGAAAAATCGGGGCTTTGACGTGAGCTGTGAAGCGGTCATGATCAAGGATGTGACGGAGGAAATGGTTTCGAAATTCGACATCTTCGCACCAATCGTAAAACCGGATCTTGGTTTTGAGGTCGCTATTCCGACAGTTGACTGCGGGCCGATCCTTTACCGGATTCCGGTGATGGCTCAGCCTGTATATGATCAAATGGAAGAGACAATTAAAGGATTGAATAAAAAGTAA
- a CDS encoding PTS transporter subunit IIC produces the protein MGSIIHFANSIFNPIIALGAAPVMLIVLTVIALLFRVKFTKALEGGIRLAIALTGISAVIGLLTAAFSTALTGFVKSTGIQLSITDVGWAPLATITWGSPYTLFFLLILVCLNIVMIFLHRTNTLDVDIFDVWHSAFVGLLCIFSGANLFIATLLVLMIGVMKIINSDLMKPTFNDLLHNDNNPMTTTHMNYMMNPAIMVLNKIFDVIFPWLDKFDFDAAKLNKKIGFWGSNFSIGIYLGVFIGLMSHQDMKAIFVLAFTAGTCLELFSQIGNWFIKAVEPLSQGISNVATKYLKGRKFNIGLDWPFLAGRAEIWAAANVLAPIMLGEALILPGNHLLPLGGIIAMGVTPALLVVTRGKIIRMIVIGALELPIFLWAGTLAAPFVTHTAKLVGAFPSGVPKGQMISQTTMEGPIEKFLAYLVGHATSQAGMYIVYALLAIAGYILLFIWYAFQMKKRNQAYAEAKANS, from the coding sequence ATGGGTTCAATTATTCATTTTGCAAACAGCATTTTTAATCCAATCATTGCACTGGGTGCTGCTCCCGTCATGCTGATTGTTTTAACAGTCATTGCACTTTTATTCCGTGTGAAATTTACGAAGGCTCTGGAAGGCGGCATTCGGCTGGCAATCGCCCTGACCGGTATTTCAGCAGTAATCGGCTTGCTGACTGCCGCCTTCTCAACTGCTTTGACCGGCTTCGTTAAGTCGACCGGTATTCAGCTGAGTATCACTGACGTAGGTTGGGCTCCTTTGGCAACGATTACATGGGGCTCTCCATACACCTTGTTCTTTCTTCTAATCCTTGTCTGTCTCAATATTGTGATGATTTTTCTGCACCGGACGAATACGCTTGATGTTGATATTTTTGATGTCTGGCATTCCGCTTTTGTCGGATTGCTGTGCATTTTCTCTGGTGCCAACCTGTTCATCGCGACTTTGCTGGTTCTCATGATCGGTGTCATGAAAATCATCAACTCTGATCTGATGAAACCGACGTTTAATGACCTGCTGCATAATGACAATAACCCAATGACCACCACTCATATGAACTACATGATGAATCCTGCCATCATGGTTTTAAATAAAATATTTGATGTCATTTTCCCTTGGCTCGATAAATTTGATTTTGACGCTGCAAAACTGAACAAGAAAATTGGCTTCTGGGGCAGCAACTTCTCCATTGGCATTTATCTTGGCGTATTCATTGGTTTAATGTCCCATCAAGATATGAAAGCCATTTTCGTTCTGGCGTTTACTGCAGGCACTTGCCTGGAACTCTTCTCACAAATTGGGAATTGGTTCATTAAAGCAGTGGAACCCCTCTCTCAGGGTATCTCCAATGTGGCTACGAAATATCTGAAAGGACGCAAATTTAACATCGGACTTGACTGGCCATTCCTTGCGGGTCGCGCGGAAATCTGGGCGGCTGCCAATGTTCTTGCACCGATTATGCTTGGTGAAGCACTGATATTGCCTGGCAACCATCTGCTTCCGCTTGGAGGCATCATTGCCATGGGTGTCACGCCTGCACTGCTGGTGGTCACTCGCGGCAAGATTATCCGCATGATCGTTATCGGAGCTTTGGAACTGCCGATCTTCCTCTGGGCTGGCACGCTGGCCGCACCGTTTGTTACGCATACGGCTAAATTAGTCGGCGCGTTCCCAAGCGGCGTTCCAAAGGGTCAGATGATCTCACAGACTACTATGGAAGGCCCGATTGAAAAATTTCTGGCCTACCTGGTTGGCCATGCAACATCTCAGGCCGGTATGTACATCGTCTATGCCCTGCTTGCGATTGCCGGTTATATTCTGCTCTTCATCTGGTACGCTTTCCAGATGAAGAAACGGAATCAGGCTTATGCAGAGGCCAAAGCGAACAGCTGA
- the pfkB gene encoding 1-phosphofructokinase — protein sequence MIITITLNPSVDMNYQLKALKINEVNRSGNPILTAGGKGLNVTRVIHQNREPVIATGFLGGLTGTFIRQQLDQQGVKHRFVPIRQSTRHCLALMHEGNQTEVLENGPEISPDEKSAFFQNYEKLLELGDVVTASGSIPRGLGTEFYRQLIELANKCGKKFILDSSGEALKTGIKAKPFLIKPNQYEIEALIGRTIDSEKELVEAIKELTAEGPENIVVSLGSKGALAFLNKTFYRVHAAKIEAVSAVGSGDSMIAGLALGTARGYSAEKTLALGSTFGTLNALESATGVINTERIDAFLKKVSVSRLEEKDYQVNR from the coding sequence TTGATCATTACAATCACATTAAATCCTTCCGTTGACATGAATTATCAACTGAAAGCACTCAAAATCAATGAGGTGAATCGAAGCGGCAATCCCATTCTGACAGCAGGAGGCAAGGGGCTGAATGTTACCCGTGTCATCCATCAGAATCGCGAACCGGTCATTGCAACCGGTTTTCTCGGTGGCCTGACCGGAACTTTCATCAGGCAGCAGCTGGATCAGCAGGGCGTTAAACATCGCTTTGTGCCGATCAGGCAGAGTACCCGTCACTGCCTCGCACTAATGCATGAAGGGAATCAGACAGAAGTGTTGGAAAACGGTCCGGAAATTTCACCTGATGAAAAATCTGCCTTTTTTCAAAACTATGAAAAATTATTGGAACTGGGAGATGTAGTTACCGCTTCAGGCAGTATCCCAAGAGGGTTAGGAACAGAATTTTATCGCCAATTGATCGAACTGGCTAATAAATGTGGGAAAAAATTCATCCTTGATTCAAGCGGAGAAGCACTGAAAACCGGAATCAAGGCAAAGCCCTTTCTGATTAAGCCCAATCAGTATGAGATTGAAGCCCTGATCGGAAGGACCATTGATTCTGAAAAGGAACTGGTTGAGGCTATAAAGGAATTAACAGCAGAAGGTCCTGAAAATATTGTTGTTTCGCTGGGAAGCAAAGGGGCTTTGGCTTTCCTTAACAAGACATTTTATCGAGTCCATGCAGCAAAAATTGAGGCCGTCAGCGCGGTGGGATCAGGCGACTCAATGATTGCCGGCCTGGCTCTGGGCACGGCCCGAGGATACAGCGCTGAGAAAACTCTTGCTCTTGGAAGCACATTTGGAACTTTGAATGCCTTAGAATCAGCGACAGGAGTAATTAACACGGAGCGGATTGACGCGTTTTTGAAAAAGGTTTCAGTCAGCCGTTTGGAAGAAAAGGATTATCAGGTGAACCGTTAG
- a CDS encoding DeoR/GlpR family DNA-binding transcription regulator → MLKTKRQEAILSMLDAAKVVEVVQLAKDLRVTEMTIRRDLKELEDDGQLVRVHGGAKKSGFSSYTVISHEKKTKIHTDEKKEIARKCVGLIKENDIVFLGSGTTIEYIVDILPSIDLTIITNSLSLFNRLQGLNFRSTILIGGRYRHSTDTFYGVFSNEMISHIKVAKAFIGTNGITGINVTTTYEDEGQGNQLVLNNAEQRYIVSDYSKLEISALYTFYNLKNIDALITDSRIAESQRQYYERFTKVL, encoded by the coding sequence ATGTTAAAAACAAAGCGTCAGGAAGCTATACTCTCAATGCTGGATGCCGCAAAAGTCGTGGAAGTCGTTCAGCTTGCCAAAGATCTCAGGGTCACCGAGATGACAATCAGACGTGATCTGAAGGAACTGGAAGATGATGGCCAGCTCGTGCGTGTTCATGGCGGCGCAAAAAAATCCGGCTTTTCCTCCTATACAGTGATCAGCCACGAAAAGAAAACAAAAATCCACACGGATGAAAAGAAGGAAATTGCGAGAAAATGCGTGGGGTTAATCAAGGAGAATGATATCGTTTTTCTCGGAAGCGGTACAACTATCGAATATATTGTTGATATTCTACCGTCTATTGATCTCACCATTATCACAAACTCGCTTTCTCTCTTTAATCGCCTCCAAGGTCTCAACTTCCGTTCAACGATACTCATTGGAGGCAGGTACCGGCACAGCACAGACACTTTCTATGGTGTATTTTCAAATGAAATGATCAGTCACATTAAAGTCGCAAAGGCATTCATTGGAACGAACGGAATCACCGGTATTAACGTCACAACGACTTATGAGGATGAGGGCCAGGGCAACCAGCTAGTCTTAAATAACGCGGAGCAACGCTATATTGTCTCGGATTATTCAAAGCTGGAGATCAGTGCGCTGTACACTTTTTATAATCTGAAAAATATTGATGCCCTGATCACTGACAGCAGAATTGCGGAGTCCCAAAGGCAGTATTATGAACGGTTCACGAAAGTGTTGTAA